One window of Cydia fagiglandana chromosome 19, ilCydFagi1.1, whole genome shotgun sequence genomic DNA carries:
- the LOC134673956 gene encoding gastrula zinc finger protein XlCGF26.1-like, translating to MIHTGEKPFKCSHCDYKFRRKSHLKNHLMIHTGVKPFKCSHCDYKFSRKSDLKNHLMIHTGEKPFQCGHCDYKCSRKSDLKNHLMIHTDEEKPFKCSHCDYKCSRKSDLKNHLVIHTGVKPFQCSYCDYKCSFKYNLKNHLMIHTGEKPFQCSHCDYKCNFKSLLKNHLMIHTGEKPFQCIHCDYKCNFKSLLKNHLMIHTGEKPFQCSHCDYKCSLKSNLTNHLVIHTGEKPFQCSYCDYKCNRKSDLKNHLMIHTGVKPFQCSYCDYKCSFKYNLKKHLMIHTGEKPFQCSHCDYKFIRKTDLKNHLMTHTGVKPFQCSHCDYKCSFKPNLKNHLMKHTGTKPFKCTHCDYKCSLKSNLKIHLMKHSGAKPFQCSHCDYKCSFKSNLKIHLRKHTGEKPFQCSHCDYKCSHKSRFKEHQMKHTGGKTIKCSHCDYKCRYKSTLVRHQKTHTGTKPIDVSIASTSAA from the coding sequence ATGATACACACTGGGGAGAAGCCATTTAAATGTagtcactgtgattacaaattcaGACGCAAATCACACTTAAAGAATCACCTGATGATACACACTGGAGTCAAGCCATTTAAATGTagtcactgtgattacaaatttaGTCGGAAATCAGACTTAAAGAATCACCTAATGATACACACTGGGGAGAAGCCATTTCAATGtggccactgtgattacaaatgtaGTCGGAAATCAGACTTAAAGAATCACCTCATGATACACACTGACGAGGAGAAGCCATTTAAATGTagtcactgtgattacaaatgtaGTCGGAAATCAGACTTAAAGAATCACCTCGTGATACACACTGGGGTGAAACCATTTCAATGTAGTTACTGTGATTATAAATGTAGTTTCAAATACAACTTAAAGAatcacctgatgatacatactggggaaaagccatttcaatgtagccactgcgattataaatgtaatttcaAATCACTCTTAAAGAatcacctgatgatacatactggggagaagccatttcaatgtaTCCACTGcgattataaatgtaatttcaAATCACTCTTAAAGAatcacctgatgatacatactggggagaagccatttcaatgtagcCACTGCGATTATAAATGTAGTTTGAAATCAAACTTAACGAATCACCTGGTGATACATACTGGGGagaagccatttcaatgtagctactgtgattacaaatgcaatcGGAAATCAGACTTAAAGAATCACCTGATGATACACACTGGggtgaagccatttcaatgtagtTACTGTGATTATAAATGTAGTTTCAAATACAACTTAAAgaaacacctgatgatacatactggggagaagccatttcaatgtagccactgtgattacaaattcaTTCGGAAAACAGACTTAAAGAATCACCTGATGACACACACTGGGGTGAAACCATTTCAATGTAGCCACTGCGATTATAAATGTAGTTTCAAACCAAACTTAAAGAATCACCTGATGAAACATACTGGTACGAAGCCATTTAAATGTACCCACTGTGATTATAAATGTAGTTTAAAATCAAACTTAAAGATTCACCTGATGAAACActctggggcgaagccatttcaatgtagcCACTGCGATTATAAATGTAGTTTCAAATCAAACTTAAAGATTCACCTGAGGAAACATACTGGGGagaagccatttcaatgtagccactgtgattacaaatgcagtcataaATCACGCTTCAAAGAACACCAGATGAAACATACTGGGGGGAAGACAATTAAATGTAGCCACTGCGATTACAAATGCCGTTATAAATCAACCCTAGTAAGACACCAGAAGACGCATACAGGGACGAAGCCTATAGACGTATCAATAGCGAGTACTAGTGCAGCCTGA